The Montipora capricornis isolate CH-2021 chromosome 3, ASM3666992v2, whole genome shotgun sequence genome includes the window CGCTTCACAGCCTTATTCGCCTCTCACATGTCTACACATATTCTTACTTGGCCAGAACTCTTGGGGACTACGACAATGGGGCTCACCCAGGGCGTCGGACCTGTCACTGGCTCGATGATGTCTATTTCTTCTAAGCGCTTCAACTCCGTCTCGACATCCTTTCTGACATGGAAGGGGATGCGGCGGTGCGGTTGTTGCTTGGGTTTGACGTCTGGGTCTATGTGAAGCTTGATaacttttccttttactttgccGATTCCTCCAAACAGACTTTCGAATTCCCCGTTCGTGAGGGGCTGGAAACGAGTTTCGCCGGTTTTAACTTGATTGACGATCTTAAGCACGCCTAGCTGTTTAGCAGTGTGGGAACCCAGGAGGTTTCCCGAAGCACCTTTGACAATGTGCAAGGTTGTTTGTGTGCTGTTTTCATTGGCGGATATTTCGGCCTTGACAGTTCCCAGTAGGGGTAGAGGTGTCGGTGGGCCGTAGGAGAAAATTCTGCGCTTGGTTTTTTCTGGAGCTTTTTCCTTGTATAATTCCCTGAAGGTGTTCTCATCGATAAGATCAACCGATGCTCCGGAGTCAACCATCATTTCCACTTGTTTTTCGTCTATCTTGACTTGGCACATAGGTTGTTTGTCACGGCCTACTGTGTACACATACTAATTCTCTTCATCAGTGTCTCGATGCGTGACCTGGTTTGCCGACTCAGGTGGGTTTGTCCTGCAAACTTGGGCGAAATGGTTTAGTTTGCcacatgaggtgcactttttgTTCTTCGCGAGGCAGCTGTCTCTATGAGGGTATATTCCACCGCAGTTCCTACATTTTCCGTCGCGCTTTTCGGGATTTGTCACGGTTGCGTGACTCTTGGCGATTTTGCGGACGGCGCTGTTTGCTTTTGTGTTGCGTTAGTGTTCCTTTTTGGGGTGGTTTTATCGCGTTCACGGTTTTATCCTTATTTTCAAGATCCTTCGCTTGTACTTCGCTTAATTCTAGGGCTCTACCAGCTTTCATGAGACCAGCTAAATCGAGGTCCTCTCGCAGAGCTTTACGCCGAAGGGGGTTTGACTGGCAGTTCAAGATGATTTGTTCTTTAATCTCTTTGTCTGGATTTGCGAAGTCGCAGGTCTTTGCTAGGCTCCTCAGACGGGTATGGAAACTGTCCAGAGTTTCTCCATCCTTTTGCTTGGCCTGACGGAAGTTGTATACTTCGTATGTTGTGTTCACTTGTGGAGAGAAGTAAGCGGTTAGTTTTTCGACGGCTTTGTTGTAATCCTTGTCCTCGCCGACGTCTTGAAGTGTCTCGAAGATCTCGTCGACCTCTGGACCGCCGTAATGCAGCAGAAGAGCTCTTTTCTGCTTGTCATCGGTAATCCCCATTGCAATGGTTAATCTCTCGAATCGCCCTAGCCATTTCTTCCATCTAGGACCTGCATTTCCATCGACGTGAACCTTAAACGGTGGGAAGTTAGG containing:
- the LOC138039782 gene encoding uncharacterized protein, yielding MAISLPNFPPFKVHVDGNAGPRWKKWLGRFERLTIAMGITDDKQKRALLLHYGGPEVDEIFETLQDVGEDKDYNKAVEKLTAYFSPQVNTTYEVYNFRQAKQKDGETLDSFHTRLRSLAKTCDFANPDKEIKEQIILNCQSNPLRRKALREDLDLAGLMKAGRALELSEVQAKDLENKDKTVNAIKPPQKGTLTQHKSKQRRPQNRQESRNRDKSRKARRKM